Part of the Grus americana isolate bGruAme1 chromosome 12, bGruAme1.mat, whole genome shotgun sequence genome is shown below.
TCAACCTGCACAGTGCCGGGCTGGGAATCTCAGCCTGCACTTCTGAGCCTTGCTGTCCTGCAGATCTGTTGGGAGCAGGTTTTCTGAGACAGGGCTGGTGTGGATTGGAAATGAAGATACCGAAATCTTGGCTACCTTTTGCAGTTGTGTTTTCTTGTCCTCGGGGGGACGGAAAATACAGGTAATGCTTAGCTGGGCTCAACTCTTCTTTTGGCCACAGCAGCTGGGAGGTGactcccatcccatcccatctcctccccttcctctctcaGGGCCCCACTGCTCCTGAAAATTATCTCCAAATACCTGGGCTTGAAGTTTAAAGCAGCCCCAGTCCCTGGTCTAATGGTTTGTGGGGATGCTTCTGATCCAGAACGACAGGGACATTTTTGGCTTGTCTTAGGTCCTGCAAAAGCCTCCCCATAGCACGAGGTGAGCTCTCGTGTACTTGAAGCTGGGAAGAGAGGCACGTAGCAGGGGGGAAATTTGGGAGGAGAAATACGATCAGTATATGAGCAAATGGGGGAATCCTgagggctgctggcagcccctGCGTGTCCCTGATGGGGCATTTGTCTGGGAGCCGGGAGCTGCAAGGTCCAGacctgtctctgctgctgctagcTGGGTGTGTTTGCAAACTGCTCTCCACCTTCCCCCTCAACCCATAAGCACAGAAGTCCACCGTGACGGGGGTGCCTCTGGCTGCACCGTGCCTGGTCCGTGGGACCTTGTGCCCCTGGGACTGGTGTCTGGGAATGGTCACCATAGCCAGGAGCTCTGGAGGGGTCAACCGTACCTGGAAACAGTTCTTGAATTTCCGGCTGACAAAGTAGAGAGCCACGGGGTTGATGCAGGAGTTGAGGGAGGCCATGTTGATCCCGAAGTAATCCATCACTaggaggaaactgaggcaggaggggagagaagagggtGGACGTGTTGGAAGGTCACTGAGTGGAGAACAGAGGAGGGCTCCCAAACTGCCTGCAAACTGGCTGGCCCGGGAACCGGCTTCCACGGAGGGCAGTGACTGGTAACGGGTGAGCACAAAACAGCACAAACTCCTGAGCTGGGCGATTGCCCAACACTTTTTCTTGCCAGGAGCATTTCCCGAGGAAACCAAAAGCATAAGATCTGATTTCCCCTGGTGACTTTTATGTTCTCAAACTCAAGCACAGTAGCAGTGTCTGGCCTGAACTGGATTTTGGTGGGATGGGtaaagaggagaggggaagacaGGCACCTACCACGTGGCAGAAAGTGTGCACAGCCCTCAGACTTGCTGCAGTCCCTTTAGCCCTGCAGGGAATGTTTCTCTGCCCAGGAGACCTCTTTAACCCATAGCTTTATAGAGACATTTCAAAatctaatttcttctttttatggTGTTCCCCCCCTTCTCTGTGCCTATCAGGAGAGCAATGCCACCTAGAAAGGAGCTATTGAAACAAGGTGTTTGGAAGGCAACTCCACCAGCCCGCGATGAGCCCAGCAGAGCCTCCACCAGTGCCCGCAGGGGCTCCCAGCATGGTCCCCTCCTGCTGATGCCCCTACCTGAGCAGTTCACATCTGTTGGGGTCTGTCTGGTCGTAGATGGTCTTTTTGAGGATGCGGCTGAGGTGGAGTGGCAGCCAACAGAGTGCAAAGATCACCACGAGGCAGAACACGGTCTTGGCCACCTCCCGGCGCTGTGGAGAGAAGGTaggcaggagagaagggaaggtcTGGCTGAACATTGGAGAGCGGGTGGAGGAAAGCCCCATCTCCTCGTACTGAGCGAGGGCCCTTCAAGTAATTTCTGTAATCTGATGATGGCTGGGCACCTCTTGTGAGTCCAAAGCACAACCTTCAGGTCCCAAATCCTGCATCATGAGGAGGACTCTGAGATCCGGGCTGCAGAACGGGGtgggccaccagcagcacaaTATGGACCAGATCCCTTCCCACCATTGCTCCAGGTGACTTTGCTGGGATGATACTCCCTGGGACACGGGGGCCTCATCCATCCACCCTTCACACTGTATTATTGTGACAACCAGCTGGTCTGCCTCAAGGGATCGTTCTGCACAACTGTTCTTTCCCGTGCAGCCCTTGTCTGTGATACAGCACATTAAGCATTTGGTCCAGTTTGGTGTGATCTGGGCTGGCACAGCATGGCCAGAGCTAAATGACcataagaaactgaaaatcagGCTGATCCATGGCCATAGGGCTAGTGGTTTGGGTGGTCCCTGAGACTGGGGATTGTAGAGCTGAAGGCTCATCGCCCTGGTTTAATCCACGCATCTGCATCAGTGTGCCAATATCTGTTGACCACTGTGAGGCTATGTCAGCTCATACGTGTCCTTTCCAGGGACAGATGCATGTTCTCCCCTTCAACAGCAGTCCCTCCTGTTTTGGGCCACAGGAAATTGAAATGGGGAAATATCAGAGTTTCTGCTCTCCTGGTTTTCTTACCCGTTTCATGTGGTCGTTCAGAGCAAGTCTCATGCCATTTCTCTTGCTCAACATCTCACATGACATGAGGGTGTAGAAGATGCCAGTGCATACCAAGGGGAGGCAGAAATAGAAGCCAAAAAGCCACCAGTCCTTCACGTCACGGTAGAACTACATGCAAAAGAAAGAGCAACTGGAAactggggacagggcagggggtACCTGGGGCATGAACTGACTCGATCCCTGACACCGATGCTGTCCTGTATCAGACACTTCTGCTGTGTGAATGTGTACCAGCTCCCGTGCTGAATGCACATGGGATTATCTTCCCCCAAGGCTGGTGCATGCGTTTAATGTAAAGAAGTAAATGCTGTTTACATCTGGCTGCCAATCTAGTGCTCTTGGGCAAGAAACAGTTGCAAGGAGCTTATTTGGTAGACACGGTGGGATAAGTTCTGACACCTTGTAAGGGTCCTCATTCCCCTTCACACCCTTAGCTGACCCTGTGATGAAGATTGCCCATGCACACTGGTTGTGGAGGCACTCTTCAGACTGCTGGGACAGCGTAACATGTTCTGAAGCTTCCTGAGATGGTCATGACATCCTGACATGAGGACACAACACAGGTTAAGGACCATCTGCCTGTTTTCTGGCCCCACATTCAAAGCCAGTCTGCCCCATCTTACTACAATGCTGGGTGTTCTGTGCTTTGTCTGATCCTGCTCTCCCTGTGTTCACCCCGATGGCTAGAAGAAGCCATCTACAGAAGCATCTAAGCCTCTAATCAAGGAGGGAGGATGCCCTGGTTGCCTGTGTCTCCCCCTTCCTTGCGCTGCAGCTGAGGTGGAACAGGGTACCTACCATCATGAAGCTGGATTTCTGTTCGGAGGCAAGCATGCACACCCACAGGTGTTGTTCCCAGTAGCTGAGCTCCACCATGTCAAACGCTATAGCTTCGGGGACTGCAAGCACAATGGCCACTGCCCAGATCAGCATCACCTCCACTGCCTTCCACATGGGGATTCCTATCCCCTGGATCCGACTCCAGGACGCTACTGCTCGGTACCTGCCCAACATGTGGGAACGCAACAAGAGCAGATTGGAGTGAGAAGAGTGACCATCAGGAAGGGGATGAGAAGGTGCAGATTAGAGTTGTCCTCAAAGGCCCTTTCCCTTAcgccttcctcctccacccctgAACCTTCCCCTTCAGTGGAATGGGAAAGATCAGCAACAGGGGCTCAATGGATGAATGGGATGGTAGCCATCCTTGACCAATGTCTACTTGCCACTGGGGAGGTGCCAcccttccccaccaccccagAAGTTGTTCCAGCACATCATAATCATCCCCTCAACCTTTTCCAGCAGGATTTAAACTCTGTCACCAGAGTTAGTTCCTGTTGGATTCCAACTCTACGTGACAGCACCCTGTCCCATCTCTGAATCTGGCCTGGGCCCGAGCCGCCCCTCAGTCTGCCTCTTGCTTACGATGAAAGGACATGGGTCGGGCTGGGCAGTGCAGCTGTAGAAGTTGTTTCTTACCTGTCGATGCTGAGTGCACACAGGCTGAGGACCGTGATGCCCACTGAAGCCTTCTGGATGAAGGGGACCAGCTTGCAGACCTGCACGCCAAAGGGCCAGTCCTTTGCCAAGAGCTGGGGAAGAACCGCAGGGTTAACAAGCTGCTTCGGGAAAGTGTGTCCGGCTTCCCGTAATAGCAGGTGGTTACCCACAAGGTGTGAGAAGCCCACaaagagcagctgaaagcactCTGAGGTTGCCTCCGCTGGGATTACGCGGTGTGCGCTCTCCGGTATTTTGTGTTGTACTGGGAACCATTCATTTCCCAAAGGGCTCATTGTGAGATGAGTTGTCATGTAGATGGAACGATGGTCCAGACACCAGGTTCTGAATCCATACCCCATGATTTTTTTGGATGGATCTGAATCCTAAATGCCACTATGGGCTTTGGATTGCTTTCAGAGGGAAAATGGGTGTCATTCTCTGAAACAGCCAACATCCAGCAAGGACAGCTTCTTTCAGGTGGCATTCAAAGCCACATAGTCTTAAGCCCTTATGTACTCTGACCCTCTTCCACACTTAGATGCCTTATAGAACACATACAGTGTGGCCCCAAGCTCAGCTGGGGCAAGCAGAGGGTATCAGTGGGGACAAGATGTCCTGAGGGCAGGTTGTCCCTTTGACAAACAAATCTGAGCTCCAAGTCCTTCACCCCATGGCACCCCTTCCAACCCCTCATAGTAACCTCTGGCTCCAGCCCACCAAAGCCTGTCTCAAGCAGTGGGCGAGAAAGACCTGCAATAGCCCAGACACATCTCACGGATGTTGTAACACACCTCCTACTCTTAAGTGGGGTCTCAGGTCTACTGCCCGCATCTGCCTGGCCCTCTCTGTCCCACTGCATCACGCAGAGCTCAGGTTCCCCTGATTATTTGTTGTGCCTCTTCTCCCTAGCTTAGGCAGTGGTGCCTCTGAAAGAAGCCCCTATGTTATAACACAGCCTTTTTGTTCCTGGATGAGTCTTCACGTTTAGCTAgaataaaaaagatatttgcTTGAGGCTGATTAACTGAACTGTGCTGGGGGAAGTGTCCCCAGTGCACAAGAACATTAATTTTTGCTCAGCTGAAATAAACATCGGGTTGTGATGTCAGGACACTGCAAGCGATTCTTTTCTTGtgattttaaatgagatttaaaagATCTGGAAGGttgtgtgcttgtgtgtgtatgtgcataaCACAGCGGTAGCTGACAACACCTCTGCTTTCCCAGGAGTGTGCTCTGAGCTTTTCGtctgttcattttttctcatcctttggagagcaggaacaccctccccctctcccttgcaCAAACGGAGCCTGCGATAAAGAGCAGAGCGTAGATATTCCCCAGGGCACCGAGGCACGTGGGAGCAGACACCATCCCTGCAACCACCAGGCTGCTGTGGCACTCGTGCCGCGGGGAGCCTACCTTATATACGTTGATGGGCAGAGCAATGAGGATGTAAAGAAGGTCTCCGAGCGCCAAGCTAGCAATGAGGACATTTGGCCCATTCCTCATGCACTTGTTCTTGTAAATGATCCTCAGGAGCGTGGAGTTCCCGATGATCCCTACTATGAAGATGGTGCAGGACACAATGGTGTTGATGTACTTGAAGATGTGTCTGATATCTGCAGGCTTCACGCACACGGGCAGCAGGGGCGGCTCAGAGCTGGTGCTCCTGGGGAGGTTCTCCGAGTGGTTCGACAGCTTGGcaccctggaacaggcttggCTGGACCAGGCTGTAAGCCTGCTCGTGGCTCAGCACCCCAAAGGGGACGGTGCTCTCCTGGAAAGCCCTTGGGGTCTGGCCACGTGCCCCAAAGAAGCAGCAAGTCAGGAAAATGGCTAGAGTGGTGGGAGCTAGGATTCTCGCCATTGAGGACCAAATGGCAAAGCTGGGTGCAGAAGTCCTCGCAGTGCTCGTGGGACGTCCTTGCTTGGGTCTTGGTTGGATCTGCGGATGGAGAAAGGGACGAAGGAGAGAAATTGGTTAGTGGAAAAAGAGGGAACAAGATGAGACTGAATGGAAGCAATTGCTGGAGAAAGCCCATCATCACAGTGATCAGAAATAACGCCAGTTTAGATCCCATCTGGTCAAAGCAGCTGACCCCTGTGGGTGGGAGGCTTTGCTGCTGAAATTAAACATGCCTGTTCAGAAACAcaaactaaaaggaaaacaagcagtCTTTTATGCCTCTTACACAGTATTTCAGCGAATGAGGGCACCTGCCCCTTCTCAGCTGGTGTGTTCAACCAGCTATTGCACCTTCTGAGGTCGGTCATGCTGCTCACCCAGCCAATCTGACTTttctgcccagcacagcctttTTTACACCCACCCCACACTTTCTTAATTTCTGACTGTTTGAAGTAGCAGTTTTGGGCACCCACCCTGTTGACACCTGCACGTCTCGGGGTGCACGGAACCCGTGGACCTTTTCTTCCAGTTGGTGCCATGGGAAGACTGGAGCAGCACTAACATCCCACTCCTCAGCAGATCCCAGGGGCTGACGTGTGCCGTCTTTCagtgcaaaacaaaaagactcAGCACAGTCTTGCTGGGAACCGTGATGGGAACACACTACAAGGGTTTTTCCAGAAATCCTGTATTGATACCTGACATCTTATTCCAATTGATGCGCGAGTAGAACagcccctccttccccatccttATCGTCGTTAATTGAACCGCTTCCTTTCCAAATCCACTGCGCCCATTCAACCCAATGCTCAGAGACATAAATCTCCCTGTgctgtttgcagttttgactgCTGAGCACAGTAAAAGGTCTCTCAAGCTCACCGAGGCTGGAGCGCGACTAATAAATATCAGAGAGTGGGTTCTGCTTTGCAAATCTCAGACAATGCTTTCAGGCAGGACTAGCTAAGCTGCAGCTCCACAACCATGTGAGAAAGCCGAGGAAGGCTGTAGCACTGTCCTGGCATGACGTGAAGCTGTGGAAGGGGCTTCTGGATGATCCAGATCTGGCCACCGGTGGAAGACATCAGCACCCTGTCAGTCTGTGCCCCAGCACTGTCTGTGCCACAGATGGGGACAGATTTTGGGTTTCCTGGTTAGAGGGGGTGAAGAACACGTTTCTCAAACTATGAAACTttacagctttttatttatatggTGGGAGCATGCTGTTCCCACTCTGGGAAGGCATGGCCAAGCCAACCATGAGTCCCACCAGGTACAACCACAGCTGTGCATTCCTCAGGTGTCGCGGGCTCAGGCCAGGCTTTGCAGAAACGCCTGTGCCTTTCGTCTTGTTTGGAAGACTCCAGGCATAATCAGCATGAAGTTGGACTCTTTCCCAACAAACCAGCCTCGCCAGATCTACCCTTTCCTCAGTTTCACCCTACTGCTCTTGCCAGAGAATCTACACCAGACTTAGTCCTTCCCGACCCTCTTATGTCTTTCGGTCACGTCCTTAGTACTTTAAACTGTGAACAAGCAGTGTTAGGAGGAAGCCTAAAACTTATTCCCTGTTATGTGTCGAATATAACCAAAAATAACCAAATCCCTTCAATCACAGTTTAGACCTCATGAAGTAGAGAGTTAAGTTTTCAGTTCTGTTAAAACAACCAGGttttaaagatgtttcttttccagtttgaatCCTCATAACTGCACCTTAGATACGGTTTCACCACAGGAAAGT
Proteins encoded:
- the LOC129212003 gene encoding endothelin receptor type B-like, which gives rise to MARILAPTTLAIFLTCCFFGARGQTPRAFQESTVPFGVLSHEQAYSLVQPSLFQGAKLSNHSENLPRSTSSEPPLLPVCVKPADIRHIFKYINTIVSCTIFIVGIIGNSTLLRIIYKNKCMRNGPNVLIASLALGDLLYILIALPINVYKLLAKDWPFGVQVCKLVPFIQKASVGITVLSLCALSIDRYRAVASWSRIQGIGIPMWKAVEVMLIWAVAIVLAVPEAIAFDMVELSYWEQHLWVCMLASEQKSSFMMFYRDVKDWWLFGFYFCLPLVCTGIFYTLMSCEMLSKRNGMRLALNDHMKRRREVAKTVFCLVVIFALCWLPLHLSRILKKTIYDQTDPNRCELLSFLLVMDYFGINMASLNSCINPVALYFVSRKFKNCFQSCLCCWCQRPALSITPTDEKGSVGKWKANGQELGLDRSSSRLSNKYSSS